In one Anaerolineae bacterium genomic region, the following are encoded:
- a CDS encoding radical SAM protein, translating into VLPGGLAGTREIMRFIAERISRDTYVNVMDQYRPCYRANEFRELNRRITREEFEQAVRWAQEAGLHRLDHLVSRPRVWFLR; encoded by the coding sequence TGGTACTGCCGGGCGGGCTGGCCGGCACGCGGGAGATCATGCGCTTTATCGCCGAGCGCATTTCCCGGGATACCTATGTGAACGTGATGGACCAGTACCGCCCGTGCTACCGCGCCAATGAGTTTCGCGAGCTGAACCGCCGCATCACCCGTGAGGAGTTCGAGCAGGCGGTACGCTGGGCACAGGAGGCCGGCCTACACCGCCTGGACCATCTGGTGAGCCGGCCGCGCGTCTGGTTCCTGCGCTAG
- a CDS encoding acylphosphatase — protein MAEEEARLEAVVHGRVQGVGFRYFVLNRAAELGLRGYVRNRWNGTVEVVAEGPRSKLEVLLGYLQRGPRAAEVTRVDTVWRPATGQFSDFHVRF, from the coding sequence ATGGCCGAGGAGGAAGCACGTCTGGAGGCTGTTGTTCACGGCCGCGTGCAGGGAGTGGGATTCCGGTATTTCGTCCTGAACCGGGCCGCCGAGCTGGGTCTGCGCGGCTATGTGCGCAACCGCTGGAACGGGACGGTGGAGGTCGTGGCGGAGGGGCCCCGCTCCAAGCTGGAGGTGCTGTTGGGGTATTTACAGCGCGGCCCTCGGGCGGCCGAGGTGACGCGGGTGGACACGGTATGGCGGCCGGCGACCGGCCAGTTCTCCGACTTTCATGTGCGCTTCTGA